In Marinobacter qingdaonensis, the genomic stretch TTTCTTCGCCCTCGCCGTCTTCCCGTGGCGCGTTGGCAATGAACACCATCTCCCGGTCGTAGTCGATCTGCACCATCTGGGCCACGTCTTCCCGGGAGAAGTGCTTACGGTACTGGAAGAACCGGTAGCGGATGGATTCCGGCGACTGCAGCTCGTGAAAGGCCCGGTGCGCCGGCTCGTCCTCCGCCAGCACCGGGCGGATGATCACGCGACGGCCGGAACTGGGCAGTACGATCCACTCCTCCAGCTCCCGCGGGTACGGCTGGATGATCGGCTTGCCCGGTTTGTCGGCCAGGTTGATGGCGATGTTGACCGCCACCGCGCCCTGCTCGTTGAACAGCAACGGCGAAATCTCCAGGCCCTTGATCTCGGGAATGTCGATCACGATCTGGGACAGGGTCACCAGGGTCTCGGACACCGCCCGAATGTCCTCCTCGGGTTTCAGGCTGTGCTCCTTCAACAACTTGTACATGTAGGTCCGGCGCAGCAGCTCCCGGGCCAGCACCATGTTCAGGGGCGGCAGGGCAATCTGCCGGTCGGTCATGACATTGATCTGGGCACCGGCGGCGCCGCACACCACCAGCGGGCCGAACATGGGGTCACGGGTAATGCCGACACTGAACTCGATACCGCCGACGTGCTGGTAGGAGCGCTGTACCGCGAAGCCCAGGAAACCGCTGTCCGGGAAATGGGACTGGTACTCCTCCATCAGGAACCGACAGCCTTCCATGATGGCCGCCTCGCTGTTCAGCTTCTGCATGGTGCCCTTGTAGCGACGCTGGGTCGGGCTCAGTTCCAGGAACGGATGACAGGCCTGCTCGTGAATGATGGTGATGTCCACGGGCCGGCGTTCGACCGCGAACACCTCGAGCACCTCTTCCATGTCGTCACAGTACATGGTCTCGATGGTGCTGATGCCGTAGTCGTGGATCAGGTCCCGGGCTTCCCGGTTGGACAGGTGCTCTCGCCCGGCCCGGACCGCCCGCATGACCAGCCGGCGGGTCTGGCTGCGGTCGGCAAAGTGGTCGGTGAAGGATTCCGGCGTCTCCGTCAGCAGGCGCTGGACCCGCTGGTGCCGAACGTGCTGCATGAACGCGTTGACCGCTTTCTCCGGACTGAAAAAGGACGGCAGACCGGCGCGGTAGAATTCGTCGCGGGCGTCCATCACCGTGCTCTGGCCGAGCCAGCAGGTGAACACGTTGAGCCGGGTACCCTTGGCCGCCTGCACCACCGCATCGGCAATCTGCAGGCTGTCCTCGGTCAGGCTGGGGGCGTACATCACCAGCACGTTGGCCACCTCCGGATCCTTGGCCAGAATCTTGATGGCCTGGCCATAGAGTTCGGGGGAGGCGTCGTAGTTCAGGTCGATCGGATTGCGGCGGGTCCAGTACGGTGGCAAGAGTTCCGCCAGGGCCTCGATGCTTTGCTCCGACAACTGGGTCAGCTCACCGCCCTGGTCTGCCAACCGGTCCACCGCCAGCACCCCCGGGCCAACGCCGTTGGCCATGATGGTCAGGCCTTCCCGACGCAGCGGCCGCATTCGGGTCAGGGTCTCGAGGGCATCGAACATCTGGCCCAGGCCATCGACCCGCAGCACACCGGCGCGCTGCAGCATGGCGTCGTAAATGGGGTCGCTGCGGGTCAGTCCGGCCGGCAGGTCGTGCGGGAACCACTCGGACTCGGGCACCCGGCCGGACTTGACCGCAATCACCGGCTTGGTGCGGGACGCCACCCGCACCGCCGACATGAACCGGCGCGGGTTGGGAATGTTCTCGATGTGCAGCAGGATGGCCCGGGTATGGGTGTCCTGGGCCAGGTAATCGATCAGATCGTCGTGGTCGATGTCCATGCCATCGCCCAGGGTCAGGAAGTAAGAAAAGCCCACACCCCGGGCAAAGGCCCAGTCGATGACCGAACTGGCCACGGTGCCGGACTGGCCCACGAACGCCACCCGGCCGGGGATGGCCCCCATGTGCGCGTAGGTCGCGTTCAGGCTGCGGGCCGGCACCATCAGGCCAATGGTGTTCGGACCCAGGACCCGGATGCCGGTTTCCCGGGCAGCCTCGCGCACCGAGTACATCAGCGGCTGACCGGTCTTGCTGTGGGTCCGGGACATGCCGCCGGTCATCACAATGGCGGTTCGCACACCGGCCTCGCCCAGGCGTTTGATGGTCTTGGCCACGGTGTCCGGCGGGGTACAGATGATCGCCAGCTCCGGCGAGAAATCCATCTTGGCGACCTTACGCACGCAAGGCACCCCATGCACGTTGTCGTAGTCGTTCTGGTTCACCACCAGCAACCGGCCCGGATAGCCACCGCCCATCAGATTGCGCAACACCATGCCGCCCAGGCTGTTGGAGCGCTCGGAGGCGCCGATCACCACGATCGAGGCAGGATTAAACAGGTTTTCCAGGTACCGGGTGCTCAAGTTGGCTCTCCTTGTGTCCCTTATTCCGGGTGGGGATCCTAAGGTGTAACACGGTAATGGTAACCGATACGACCAAAGAAACACGGCAGACGGCATTATTCCCTGATACCATCATTGAAAATAAAAGCAGATCCAGGGCGTACAGACAGGTATGACGACGGCATTCTTTACCCACGACGACTGCATGAAGCACAACATGGGCCCGGAGCACCCGGAATGCCCGGACCGGATCCGTGCCATCCTCAGCGCTATCGCAGAAACCCCGCTTCAGCAGGACCTGGACTGGGTCCGGCCCGAGGAAGTCACCCGCGATCAGCTGCTGTCCGTGCACCCGGAAAAGTACCTGCACCAACTCGACCTGATGCAGCCGACCCGCGGCCGGGTGTTCACCGACCCGGACACGGCCATGATGCCGGACACCTTGCGGGCCGCACGACTCTCGGCCGGCGCCAACGTCCAGGCCGTGGACATGGTGATGAGCAGCCAGGTCACCAACGCTTTTGTCTGCGCCCGACCTCCCGGCCATCACGCCGAGCGCGCCAAATCCATGGGCTTCTGTTTCTACAACAACATCGCCCTGGCCGCGATGCGGGCGCTGAATTTCCATCAGCTGGAACGGGTGGCGATCATCGATTTTGACGTGCACCAGGGTAACGGCACCGTGGACATCGTGGGCGGGGACGAACGCATCCTGATGTGCTCAAGTTTCCAGCACCCCTTCTACCCTCACTCCCACGTGCACCGGCAGGCGCCCAATATCGTGAACGTGCCCATCCCGGCCGGCTGCGGCGGCATTGCCTACCGCCGGACGGTGGAAGCGGCCTGGTTGAAACGACTGCAGGAGTTCAAGCCCCAACTGATCCTGATTTCCGCGGGCTTCGATGGCCACCGGTTGGACCCGATGGCGGAAATGAACCTGGAGGTGGACGACTATCGCTGGCTGACGGAAATGATCGTCAACCTGGCCAGTGACCACGCCAACGACCGGATCATCTCAACCCTGGAGGGGGGCTACCACCTGAAGGCCCTGGCCGAGAGCGTGGTTGCCCACGTTCAGGTACTGAATTCGGTTTACTGACCCGGGCGCTCAGCCCGCCGACTCGCCGCCATAACCATTGGCCTGCTGGAGTTCCGGACGCTCACCCTGGCGCTGCAGGCGGATATTGGTTCGACGGTTGTCGGCCGGCCGCCGAGACACCGGGTACTGGTCGCCGTGGGCGCGCACGGTGATCAGGTCCTCCGCCACGCCCCGCGCCTTCAGGTAATCCGCCACCGCATTGGCCCGCTGTTCCGAAAGTGCCCGGTTATCGATGCGGCTGCCCAGGCGGTCGCTGTGGCCGTCCACGAACACCCGCTCGATGGTGGGATCCGCCAGCACAAAGGCGACAATGTCATCCAGCACCTCGCGATCCCGGGCCGACAGGCTGGTGCTGCCACTGGCGAAGGGGATCCGGGAACGCTGGACCTGATCGTAATTGACCGGCAGCAGGTTGGCGGTACAGGCCTGGTAGCTGTGGAACTGCGGCGTGAAGTTGATGTTGGACACCTGCACCCGTACCGGACGGCCATCGAACCAGGATTCCCGGGTTACCGTCGGCCGCATGCCTGCCAGAAGGCCCTGCA encodes the following:
- a CDS encoding flagellar protein MotY, yielding MATSSRKFRLGLSGALSLGLVAPAGAASYGAGIENSQWYLAESVFECTLVHQVPGYGKAVFRHRAGEQLTFFLESESPLMRPGRGDLVVEAPVWRPGVAPRPLGKVSISDGNRPLLLDSRQSMAVVQGLLAGMRPTVTRESWFDGRPVRVQVSNINFTPQFHSYQACTANLLPVNYDQVQRSRIPFASGSTSLSARDREVLDDIVAFVLADPTIERVFVDGHSDRLGSRIDNRALSEQRANAVADYLKARGVAEDLITVRAHGDQYPVSRRPADNRRTNIRLQRQGERPELQQANGYGGESAG
- a CDS encoding histone deacetylase family protein yields the protein MTTAFFTHDDCMKHNMGPEHPECPDRIRAILSAIAETPLQQDLDWVRPEEVTRDQLLSVHPEKYLHQLDLMQPTRGRVFTDPDTAMMPDTLRAARLSAGANVQAVDMVMSSQVTNAFVCARPPGHHAERAKSMGFCFYNNIALAAMRALNFHQLERVAIIDFDVHQGNGTVDIVGGDERILMCSSFQHPFYPHSHVHRQAPNIVNVPIPAGCGGIAYRRTVEAAWLKRLQEFKPQLILISAGFDGHRLDPMAEMNLEVDDYRWLTEMIVNLASDHANDRIISTLEGGYHLKALAESVVAHVQVLNSVY
- a CDS encoding GNAT family N-acetyltransferase codes for the protein MSTRYLENLFNPASIVVIGASERSNSLGGMVLRNLMGGGYPGRLLVVNQNDYDNVHGVPCVRKVAKMDFSPELAIICTPPDTVAKTIKRLGEAGVRTAIVMTGGMSRTHSKTGQPLMYSVREAARETGIRVLGPNTIGLMVPARSLNATYAHMGAIPGRVAFVGQSGTVASSVIDWAFARGVGFSYFLTLGDGMDIDHDDLIDYLAQDTHTRAILLHIENIPNPRRFMSAVRVASRTKPVIAVKSGRVPESEWFPHDLPAGLTRSDPIYDAMLQRAGVLRVDGLGQMFDALETLTRMRPLRREGLTIMANGVGPGVLAVDRLADQGGELTQLSEQSIEALAELLPPYWTRRNPIDLNYDASPELYGQAIKILAKDPEVANVLVMYAPSLTEDSLQIADAVVQAAKGTRLNVFTCWLGQSTVMDARDEFYRAGLPSFFSPEKAVNAFMQHVRHQRVQRLLTETPESFTDHFADRSQTRRLVMRAVRAGREHLSNREARDLIHDYGISTIETMYCDDMEEVLEVFAVERRPVDITIIHEQACHPFLELSPTQRRYKGTMQKLNSEAAIMEGCRFLMEEYQSHFPDSGFLGFAVQRSYQHVGGIEFSVGITRDPMFGPLVVCGAAGAQINVMTDRQIALPPLNMVLARELLRRTYMYKLLKEHSLKPEEDIRAVSETLVTLSQIVIDIPEIKGLEISPLLFNEQGAVAVNIAINLADKPGKPIIQPYPRELEEWIVLPSSGRRVIIRPVLAEDEPAHRAFHELQSPESIRYRFFQYRKHFSREDVAQMVQIDYDREMVFIANAPREDGEGEETLGTVRTWTDADNLQCEFAVMVHDNMKGEGLGIALMQKMIDYCRARGTVEMVGDVLPDNRPMLQLAEHLGFEIKYSVEEEVMSLRLVLNEPEKDWQRERLGKGSH